A window from Leptothermofonsia sichuanensis E412 encodes these proteins:
- a CDS encoding HhoA/HhoB/HtrA family serine endopeptidase produces MNLSFKQLATYVALLAVGGGAGVVGSQYLINQPSSENYSSFPTVLKPHSGSGDQTTATAANNPGSSNFIAAAVEKVGPAVVRIDAARRIANDFPDALQNPLFRRFFGGDLPVPRERVERGTGSGFILSADGRLVTNAHVVAGTNTVEVTLKDGRTFEGEVVGADPVTDVAVVKINASNLPVVTLGRSDNLVPGQWAIAIGNPLGLDNTVTAGIISATGRSSSQVGVPDKRVSFIQTDAAINPGNSGGPLLNDRGEVIGINTAIRADAQGLGFAIPIETAKRVGEQLFAKGRVEHPYLGIQMVDLTAALRKEINEDRGTDFKVNQDEGVLIVRVFENSPAAQSGLQQGDIIQKIDGKQVKTAGDVQARVEASEIGSSLQVEINRNGQVRTVQVKPGAFPANNKS; encoded by the coding sequence ATGAACCTATCGTTTAAGCAATTGGCAACCTATGTCGCATTACTGGCAGTGGGCGGGGGGGCTGGAGTTGTAGGCAGCCAATATCTGATCAACCAGCCGTCATCAGAAAACTACTCCAGTTTTCCGACTGTGCTCAAGCCGCACTCCGGTTCTGGGGACCAAACAACTGCAACAGCGGCTAACAATCCAGGTAGTTCCAACTTTATTGCAGCGGCTGTGGAGAAGGTGGGACCGGCAGTGGTGCGAATTGATGCTGCCCGCAGAATTGCTAACGACTTTCCAGATGCGCTTCAGAATCCGCTGTTTAGACGATTCTTTGGGGGGGATTTACCGGTTCCCAGGGAACGGGTAGAGCGGGGGACAGGGTCTGGATTTATCTTATCAGCCGATGGGCGGCTGGTAACCAATGCTCATGTTGTGGCAGGCACCAATACGGTGGAAGTTACGCTTAAGGATGGGCGCACCTTTGAAGGAGAGGTGGTTGGGGCTGACCCGGTGACGGATGTGGCTGTGGTCAAGATTAATGCCAGTAATCTGCCTGTGGTTACCCTGGGACGCTCTGATAATCTGGTGCCTGGACAGTGGGCGATCGCGATCGGCAACCCCCTGGGTCTGGATAACACGGTAACCGCTGGTATTATCAGTGCCACAGGTCGTTCCAGTTCCCAGGTGGGGGTGCCCGATAAGCGGGTGAGCTTTATTCAAACGGATGCGGCCATTAATCCTGGCAACTCGGGTGGGCCGTTGTTGAACGACCGGGGTGAAGTGATTGGCATCAACACGGCGATTCGGGCAGATGCCCAGGGGCTGGGGTTTGCCATTCCAATTGAGACGGCTAAGCGTGTTGGAGAGCAACTATTTGCGAAGGGACGGGTAGAACATCCCTATTTAGGCATTCAAATGGTTGATTTGACGGCAGCCTTGCGGAAAGAAATCAACGAAGACAGGGGGACTGATTTCAAGGTCAATCAGGATGAAGGGGTGCTGATTGTGCGGGTGTTTGAAAATTCTCCGGCGGCGCAATCTGGATTGCAACAGGGGGATATCATTCAGAAAATTGATGGCAAACAGGTGAAAACTGCCGGAGATGTACAGGCGAGGGTGGAAGCGAGTGAAATTGGTTCTTCGTTGCAGGTTGAAATTAATCGCAACGGTCAGGTTCGCACGGTTCAGGTGAAGCCTGGAGCTTTTCCTGCGAACAATAAATCCTGA
- a CDS encoding GGDEF domain-containing response regulator: protein MTWVELSTRLAHILIVDDEKTLRMMLSHAMQKEGYQVIEAISGEQCLDLCQQQLPDMILLDAILPGIDGFTCCASLRTMFGERCPPVLMITSLNDQESVDWAFNAGAVDYVTKPVHWAVLRQRVRRILQATWAMTELRQTMEHERVLMEQLEIANRELRRLASIDSLTQLANRRCFDEFLHQEWQRLRREQGFLSLILLDIDFFKSYNDTYGHQSGDECLKRVARLIEETIKRPADLAVRYGGEEFAVILPNTPLEGAMHIAREIHAKVELAAIAHAGSRISHHLTLSGGVATIIPSHQSTLEDLIASADEALYRAKLQGRNQIAGQFRIYCSQEKLQASPEPCEPDRCD from the coding sequence ATGACGTGGGTTGAGTTATCCACCAGACTTGCCCATATCCTCATCGTTGACGATGAGAAAACGCTGCGCATGATGTTAAGCCATGCCATGCAGAAAGAAGGCTACCAGGTGATCGAAGCGATCAGCGGAGAGCAATGCCTGGATCTATGCCAGCAGCAATTACCCGATATGATTTTGCTGGATGCCATTCTACCGGGTATCGATGGGTTTACCTGCTGTGCCAGCCTGCGAACTATGTTTGGCGAACGCTGCCCTCCGGTGTTAATGATTACCTCCTTAAACGACCAGGAATCCGTCGATTGGGCGTTTAACGCAGGAGCCGTGGACTATGTTACCAAACCCGTTCACTGGGCGGTATTGAGGCAGCGAGTGCGGCGAATTTTGCAGGCAACCTGGGCAATGACAGAACTCCGGCAAACCATGGAGCACGAACGAGTGTTGATGGAGCAGCTAGAAATTGCCAATCGAGAACTCCGCCGTCTGGCATCCATTGACAGCCTGACCCAACTGGCTAACCGGCGCTGCTTTGATGAGTTTCTGCATCAAGAGTGGCAGCGGCTCAGGCGAGAACAGGGGTTTTTGTCCCTGATCCTGTTGGACATTGATTTCTTCAAAAGCTATAACGACACCTATGGGCATCAATCAGGCGATGAATGCCTGAAGCGCGTTGCCAGATTGATCGAAGAAACCATCAAACGTCCGGCTGATCTGGCTGTGCGTTATGGCGGAGAAGAGTTTGCCGTGATTCTGCCCAATACTCCCCTGGAAGGTGCCATGCATATCGCCAGGGAAATCCATGCGAAAGTGGAACTGGCTGCGATCGCCCATGCAGGTTCTCGGATCAGCCACCATCTCACCCTTAGCGGCGGCGTTGCCACCATCATCCCCAGTCATCAGTCCACCCTGGAGGATTTGATTGCCAGTGCCGACGAGGCACTCTATCGCGCCAAGTTACAGGGGCGCAATCAGATTGCAGGTCAATTCAGGATTTATTGTTCGCAGGAAAAGCTCCAGGCTTCACCTGAACCGTGCGAACCTGACCGTTGCGATTAA